One genomic region from candidate division WOR-3 bacterium encodes:
- a CDS encoding septum formation initiator family protein, translating to MLQNLRGFSKRSEKKKIKGRLILTLIIIGFIYYLFFGTYGFVNIGKLKIQEKRLRKEKEKLIKKEEALIDSLRKIKEDNFFLEKEAREKLGMIKEGDTVIIFKEEQIIK from the coding sequence CTAAAAGGAGTGAAAAAAAGAAAATAAAAGGTAGATTAATCCTAACTTTAATAATTATTGGTTTTATTTATTACCTTTTTTTTGGAACATATGGATTTGTGAACATTGGAAAATTAAAAATCCAGGAGAAAAGGTTAAGGAAGGAAAAAGAAAAACTTATTAAAAAAGAAGAAGCTCTTATAGATTCACTAAGAAAAATAAAAGAAGATAATTTTTTTCTGGAGAAAGAAGCACGAGAAAAACTTGGGATGATAAAAGAAGGTGATACTGTAATAATATTCAAAGAAGAACAAATAATCAAATGA
- the acpS gene encoding holo-ACP synthase, producing MIGTDIVKVDKIKKIINHWGDKFINRIFTLEEKKYCENKSDKFQCYAGRFAVKESFYKAKNHPYGWKAIEIINQKKPILKILNEKLKKDLKDFRIHFSLSHTDEVAIAVVLLEKQKIR from the coding sequence ATGATTGGAACAGATATAGTTAAAGTAGATAAAATAAAGAAAATAATAAATCATTGGGGAGACAAATTCATAAATAGAATCTTTACTCTGGAAGAAAAAAAATATTGTGAAAATAAAAGTGATAAATTTCAATGCTATGCAGGAAGATTTGCAGTGAAAGAATCCTTTTATAAAGCAAAAAATCACCCTTACGGATGGAAAGCAATAGAGATAATAAATCAAAAAAAACCCATATTAAAAATATTAAACGAAAAATTAAAAAAAGATTTAAAAGATTTCAGGATTCACTTTTCTCTCTCCCACACAGATGAAGTTGCAATTGCAGTGGTTTTATTAGAAAAACAAAAAATCAGATAG